A stretch of Nitrospirota bacterium DNA encodes these proteins:
- a CDS encoding type II toxin-antitoxin system RelE/ParE family toxin, whose translation MRVTFNELAERELNDGAHYYEHEQPGLGSAFIIDVQRCTEAILAYPLAGSIVRGSIRRRLCQRFPYGLLYTVRQDELRILAVMHLRRRPFYWVGRT comes from the coding sequence GTGCGCGTCACGTTCAACGAGTTGGCCGAGCGCGAACTCAACGACGGGGCGCACTACTACGAGCACGAACAGCCGGGTCTCGGCAGCGCCTTCATCATAGATGTGCAGCGATGCACCGAGGCGATCCTCGCATACCCGCTCGCCGGTTCAATTGTCCGAGGGAGCATCCGGCGCCGGCTGTGTCAGCGCTTCCCGTACGGCCTCCTGTACACCGTTCGCCAGGACGAATTGCGCATTCTCGCCGTCATGCATCTCCGTCGGCGGCCCTTCTACTGGGTTGGCCGGACGTAA
- a CDS encoding DUF1877 family protein produces MACRGVFFAITREEGDALHGASGNDEALMTLVEDIEEAWDSDNLAECDKAWDAMHRVLTDGRLEYGNGPYPLNHCVLGPRQLHRGDSYIASLVAPEEVREVATALHTLTREWFEARYRTVVPKDYAPEYGEEDLEYTWESFQGVRELYAKAASEGKAILFTVDQ; encoded by the coding sequence ATGGCTTGTAGAGGCGTCTTCTTCGCAATCACTCGGGAGGAGGGCGATGCACTCCATGGGGCATCGGGAAACGACGAGGCTCTCATGACTCTAGTCGAGGACATCGAGGAGGCGTGGGACTCGGACAACTTGGCGGAGTGCGACAAGGCATGGGACGCAATGCATCGGGTTCTCACGGACGGACGACTCGAATACGGCAATGGACCTTACCCCTTGAACCATTGTGTCCTCGGGCCAAGGCAACTGCATCGGGGCGACAGCTACATCGCATCACTTGTTGCCCCCGAGGAGGTGCGGGAGGTGGCTACGGCGCTGCATACCCTCACTCGGGAATGGTTTGAGGCGCGCTATCGGACGGTGGTGCCGAAGGACTACGCGCCCGAATACGGCGAAGAAGACCTGGAGTACACCTGGGAGTCCTTTCAGGGTGTCCGGGAGCTATATGCGAAGGCTGCGAGCGAGGGGAAGGCCATCTTGTTCACCGTTGACCAGTAG
- a CDS encoding addiction module protein, which translates to MKIEDLEAEALKLDSKGRARLAKRLLKSLDNLTSDEVDEIWAEEAERRADAQDAGTLSARPAADVFRDARARI; encoded by the coding sequence ATGAAGATCGAGGATCTCGAGGCCGAAGCACTCAAGCTCGACTCGAAGGGCCGGGCACGCCTTGCCAAGCGTCTGCTGAAGAGCCTCGACAACCTCACATCGGACGAGGTTGACGAGATCTGGGCCGAGGAAGCCGAGCGACGGGCCGACGCCCAGGATGCCGGAACGCTCTCGGCTCGCCCCGCTGCCGACGTGTTCCGGGACGCTCGCGCGCGGATCTAG
- a CDS encoding DUF2283 domain-containing protein, with protein sequence MKIRYFTDTDTLHIEFRDVPVVETRDLDENTLLDLDSDGNICAITVEHASTRARIPEFSYEQITA encoded by the coding sequence ATGAAGATTCGGTACTTCACCGACACCGACACGCTGCACATTGAGTTTCGCGACGTACCAGTTGTCGAGACGCGCGACCTTGACGAGAACACGCTGCTCGACCTCGATTCGGACGGTAACATCTGCGCCATCACCGTGGAGCATGCATCGACGCGGGCGCGGATTCCGGAATTCTCCTATGAACAGATCACGGCATAA